One stretch of Streptomyces sp. NBC_01363 DNA includes these proteins:
- a CDS encoding HEXXH motif-containing putative peptide modification protein gives MIPPLPDHMLRQLGRTEGDSDTLHVLVRDQDTRRLLLLRALLDAAEAAPAAVCPPRSLDRLRQDWALLETAERADRTAVRTVLLHPLAGPWAQRCLRGLSGSGPVAGPGLRADLDHLSALAAAAAIRAGIPFTTRLTAHDGLLSLPTLGALRTASEAVDITFSDGDLSIRQEVGGPLSAHTQPDGTTGSADPRWLPVLALPAVQSGIGPVPLDDVDPYRTDGSGPQPHGLSAATHIDDHERKAWAESWTGAAPLLRVGGEHRLTEVAVLLRCLVPLGPPPGSGPMGESAAHCSGTRREAFGAVLSSKPATPAYFASTLVHELQHTKLAALGALVPLHHEDPEPRHFAPWRSDPRPFDGLLQGAYSHIALADYWQRFALSARRVTHRDLAWAEHARCREQVGAVLPVLAGSAALTREGRVLVNEMITLYHRLDDCPPPTGHLARAEAYVATAKVIWQQRNGPHRP, from the coding sequence ATGATCCCCCCACTCCCGGACCACATGCTGCGCCAACTCGGCCGCACCGAGGGCGACTCCGATACCCTTCATGTCCTCGTACGCGATCAGGACACCCGCCGGCTGCTCCTGCTGCGGGCCCTGCTCGACGCGGCCGAGGCCGCCCCCGCGGCCGTCTGCCCGCCCCGGTCGCTCGACCGCCTGCGCCAGGACTGGGCGCTGCTGGAGACGGCCGAGCGCGCCGACCGGACCGCCGTACGCACCGTGCTGCTCCATCCCCTCGCCGGCCCCTGGGCGCAGCGCTGCCTGCGCGGCCTCTCCGGCTCCGGTCCCGTCGCCGGACCCGGACTCCGCGCCGACCTCGACCACCTGAGCGCCCTGGCCGCCGCAGCCGCGATCCGTGCCGGAATCCCGTTCACGACCCGGCTCACCGCACACGACGGGCTCCTGTCCCTGCCCACCCTGGGCGCGCTGCGCACGGCGTCCGAGGCGGTCGACATCACCTTCTCGGACGGCGACCTGTCGATACGTCAGGAAGTGGGGGGACCCCTGTCGGCACACACGCAGCCGGACGGCACGACCGGATCGGCCGACCCGCGCTGGCTGCCGGTGCTCGCCCTGCCCGCCGTGCAGTCCGGCATCGGCCCCGTACCCCTGGACGACGTCGACCCGTACCGCACCGACGGCAGCGGACCCCAGCCACACGGACTGAGCGCCGCCACCCACATCGACGACCACGAACGCAAGGCGTGGGCCGAGTCCTGGACCGGAGCGGCGCCCCTGCTCCGCGTCGGCGGCGAACACCGCCTCACCGAAGTGGCGGTCCTGCTGCGCTGCCTGGTGCCGCTCGGCCCGCCGCCCGGCTCCGGACCCATGGGCGAGAGCGCGGCTCACTGCAGCGGCACCAGGCGCGAGGCGTTCGGCGCCGTCCTCAGCAGCAAACCGGCCACCCCCGCCTACTTCGCCTCCACCCTCGTCCACGAACTCCAGCACACCAAACTGGCCGCGCTCGGCGCCCTCGTACCGCTGCACCACGAGGACCCGGAGCCACGTCACTTCGCACCGTGGCGTTCCGACCCCCGCCCCTTCGACGGCCTCCTCCAGGGCGCCTACTCGCACATCGCGCTCGCCGACTACTGGCAGCGGTTCGCGCTCTCCGCCCGGCGCGTCACCCACCGCGACCTGGCCTGGGCCGAGCACGCCCGCTGCCGCGAACAGGTCGGAGCGGTCCTGCCCGTGCTGGCCGGATCGGCGGCGCTGACCCGCGAAGGCCGGGTACTGGTCAACGAGATGATCACGCTCTACCACCGTCTGGACGATTGCCCGCCTCCTACGGGGCACCTCGCGCGCGCGGAGGCGTACGTGGCCACCGCCAAGGTGATATGGCAGCAGAGGAACGGTCCGCACAGGCCGTGA
- the fxsT gene encoding FxSxx-COOH system tetratricopeptide repeat protein, with the protein MPGTRRQVGATGAQTVTISFAGFNRAWATWIGDRLERRGVTVVQQRWDPPVEVPLEESLRDLTLSRGRVLVILSDWYFQLGPRSHDEWNRALREVVAPDPDRFTAVCVTTSALPGATAALGAADLTNVGADEAERRLLVRLGLPTDPLPEPVEARQGPRYPADTPEVWGGVPRRNTRFTGREELLSKAYQALQDAGPGAGVVALHGMSGVGKTQLAAEYVYRFGSEYDVVWWVPADRRALYRQKLAELAPELGLSTGAEYGERLRAVRDALRRGEPHSHWLLVLDGADEPEHIWDLVPTGPGHVLITSRNPEWSEHNSNLVEVPVYERDESVAFIRRRAPRLTPDDADQLAEALEDLPLLLDQTAGWLNDSDMSVEEYIELLEGGIDQDVVKVSADFPLAFQTAWSILLNKLKETVPESVDLLRLCSFFAPGSIPVRLLREMPPGELPEQLSGLMNDPLLWNRAIGQLRQYSVVRLESHEMAGEEASSGESLYMHRMVHQIVRKDMPERDRHEFIDVVRRALAAADPGRPTDTRLWPAYAEITPHLKWADVLKSTDPAVHTLVLNCLRYMYLSGEYRAGIKLGERAMKAWRELLGEDHPRVWDLSYNYANLLRAVGDYAGTEAIERAAVDHLRAERGAQDLEHLRAAGGLAADLRGLGRYDEALEMSGWILAAYRELLGDQDSRTLSAQNNLAISLRLLGRYEESLELNRRTLEARRQVLRHRHGWTLYSEINYATDLRLLGRYNDALSLQNQSVRVHRLVMGSDNPQTLRAEHNLALCQYRAGERAKAATLFTRVLERSERVLGESDPLTMMFAASQSFFAREHADIDQARAISEQVVDGYVDMLGEQHPYVAGTRANHALILRNVGERDHAHALLEEALADMTRAVGEHHPWTLGCAVNASALRNLVGDPESAAALTDAIIARATEVLGRTHPLTLSARIAHAADLRGIRDRERAEKVEREALGDLVTTLGAQHVHTVSARSRNRPYWDFEPQII; encoded by the coding sequence ATGCCCGGAACGCGTAGGCAAGTTGGAGCAACCGGGGCGCAAACCGTCACCATCAGTTTCGCCGGTTTCAACCGGGCCTGGGCGACGTGGATCGGGGACCGTCTGGAGCGGCGCGGGGTGACGGTCGTCCAGCAGCGCTGGGACCCCCCGGTGGAGGTTCCGCTGGAGGAGTCCCTGCGCGATCTGACGCTCTCCCGGGGCCGAGTCCTGGTGATCCTCAGCGACTGGTACTTCCAGCTCGGCCCCCGCAGCCACGACGAGTGGAACAGGGCACTGCGCGAGGTCGTCGCCCCCGACCCCGACCGCTTCACCGCCGTCTGCGTCACCACGTCCGCGTTGCCCGGCGCCACCGCGGCCCTCGGTGCGGCCGACCTGACCAACGTCGGCGCCGACGAGGCCGAGCGACGGCTCCTGGTGCGCCTGGGCCTGCCCACCGACCCGCTGCCCGAGCCCGTCGAGGCCAGGCAGGGGCCCCGCTATCCGGCCGACACCCCCGAGGTGTGGGGCGGGGTGCCGCGCCGCAACACCCGGTTCACCGGCCGCGAGGAGCTGCTCAGCAAGGCGTACCAGGCCCTCCAGGACGCCGGACCCGGCGCCGGGGTCGTAGCCCTGCACGGCATGTCCGGGGTGGGCAAGACCCAGCTGGCGGCGGAGTACGTCTACCGGTTCGGCTCCGAGTACGACGTCGTGTGGTGGGTGCCCGCCGACCGCCGCGCCCTCTACCGCCAGAAGCTCGCCGAACTCGCCCCCGAACTGGGCCTGTCCACGGGCGCCGAGTACGGCGAGCGGCTGCGGGCCGTCCGGGACGCGCTGCGCCGCGGCGAACCGCACTCCCACTGGCTCCTGGTCCTGGACGGCGCGGACGAGCCCGAACACATCTGGGACCTGGTACCGACCGGCCCCGGCCATGTGCTGATCACCTCCCGCAACCCGGAGTGGAGCGAGCACAACAGCAACCTCGTCGAGGTCCCGGTCTACGAACGCGACGAGTCCGTCGCCTTCATCCGCCGCCGGGCACCGCGCCTGACCCCGGACGACGCCGACCAGCTGGCCGAGGCACTCGAAGACCTCCCGCTCCTCCTCGACCAGACGGCGGGCTGGCTCAACGACTCCGACATGTCCGTCGAGGAGTACATCGAACTCCTCGAAGGCGGCATCGACCAGGACGTCGTCAAGGTCTCCGCCGACTTCCCGCTCGCCTTCCAGACCGCCTGGTCGATACTGCTGAACAAGCTCAAGGAAACCGTCCCGGAATCCGTCGACCTGCTGCGCCTGTGCAGCTTCTTCGCCCCCGGCTCCATCCCCGTGCGGCTGCTGAGGGAAATGCCTCCCGGCGAACTGCCGGAACAGCTCTCCGGCCTGATGAACGACCCGCTGCTGTGGAACAGGGCGATCGGCCAGCTCCGCCAGTACTCCGTGGTCCGCCTGGAGTCCCACGAGATGGCCGGCGAGGAGGCCTCGTCCGGCGAATCGCTCTACATGCACCGCATGGTCCATCAGATCGTCCGCAAGGACATGCCGGAACGCGACCGCCACGAGTTCATCGACGTGGTGCGCAGGGCCCTCGCCGCCGCCGACCCCGGCCGCCCCACCGACACCCGGCTGTGGCCCGCCTACGCCGAGATCACCCCGCATCTGAAGTGGGCCGACGTACTCAAGAGCACCGACCCGGCCGTGCACACCCTGGTGCTCAACTGCCTGCGCTACATGTACCTCTCCGGCGAGTACCGGGCCGGCATCAAGCTGGGCGAGCGCGCCATGAAGGCCTGGCGCGAACTCCTCGGCGAGGACCACCCGAGGGTCTGGGACCTCAGCTACAACTACGCGAACCTGCTGCGCGCCGTCGGCGACTACGCCGGCACCGAAGCCATCGAACGCGCCGCCGTCGACCACCTCCGCGCCGAGCGCGGCGCACAGGACCTGGAACACCTCCGCGCCGCCGGCGGCCTCGCCGCCGACCTGCGGGGCCTCGGCCGGTACGACGAGGCGCTGGAGATGTCCGGCTGGATCCTCGCGGCGTACCGCGAACTGCTGGGCGACCAGGACTCGCGCACGCTCAGCGCACAGAACAACCTGGCCATCTCGCTCCGGCTGCTCGGCAGATACGAAGAATCGCTGGAGTTGAACCGGCGGACGCTGGAGGCCAGGCGGCAGGTGTTGCGCCATCGCCACGGCTGGACGCTCTACTCCGAGATCAACTACGCCACCGACCTACGGCTCCTCGGCCGCTACAACGACGCCCTCTCGCTCCAGAACCAGAGCGTCCGGGTGCACCGGCTGGTCATGGGATCCGACAACCCGCAGACCCTGCGCGCCGAACACAATCTCGCGCTGTGCCAGTACCGCGCGGGCGAGCGAGCCAAGGCCGCGACGCTGTTCACCCGGGTTCTCGAACGGAGCGAGCGGGTGCTCGGCGAGAGCGACCCGCTGACGATGATGTTCGCGGCCAGCCAGAGCTTCTTCGCCCGTGAGCACGCCGACATCGACCAGGCCAGGGCCATAAGCGAGCAGGTGGTCGACGGCTATGTGGACATGCTCGGCGAGCAACACCCGTACGTGGCGGGAACCCGGGCGAACCACGCTCTGATCCTCCGCAACGTGGGTGAACGCGACCACGCGCACGCTCTGTTGGAGGAGGCGCTCGCCGACATGACGCGAGCCGTGGGCGAGCACCACCCCTGGACCCTGGGCTGCGCGGTGAATGCCTCGGCGCTGCGCAACCTGGTGGGCGACCCGGAATCCGCAGCCGCGCTGACGGACGCGATCATCGCCAGGGCCACCGAGGTCCTCGGCCGGACCCATCCGCTGACCCTCTCCGCCCGGATCGCACACGCCGCGGACCTGCGCGGCATCCGTGACCGCGAGCGTGCGGAGAAGGTCGAGCGGGAGGCATTGGGCGACCTGGTCACGACGCTGGGCGCCCAGCACGTCCACACGGTGTCGGCACGCTCCCGCAACCGTCCGTACTGGGACTTCGAACCACAGATCATCTGA
- a CDS encoding multifunctional oxoglutarate decarboxylase/oxoglutarate dehydrogenase thiamine pyrophosphate-binding subunit/dihydrolipoyllysine-residue succinyltransferase subunit gives MSSQSPSNSSISTDQASPGSNPAAAFGPNEWLVDEIYQQYLQDPNSVDRAWWDFFADYKPGTSGTADKPVPGAPATGAAVTPAPAAPAQATPAQAPAPAAPAPAPAAPAPAQAAPAAAAPAAPAKAAAPAPAAQAAAPAPAKAAAAPATEAAAGPEYVTLRGPSAAVAKNMNASLELPTATSVRAVPVKLLFDNRIVINNHLKRARGGKISFTHLIGYAMVQALKAMPAMNHSFALKDGKPTLVKPEHVNLGLAIDLVKPNGDRQLVVAAIKKAETLNFFEFWQAYEDIVRRARNGKLGMDDFTGVTASLTNPGGIGTVHSVPRLMPGQGLIMGVGAMDYPAEFQGTSQDTLNKLGISKVMTLTSTYDHRVIQGAASGEFLRIVAQLLLGENEFYDEIFKSLRIPYEPVRWLTDIDASHDNDVTKAARVFELIHSYRVRGHVMADTDPLEYRQRKHPDLDITEHGLTLWDLERDFAVGGFAGKSMMKLRDILGVLRESYCRTTGIEFMHIQDPKQRKWLQDRVERPRAQQPEREEQLRILRRLNAAEAFETFLQTKYVGQKRFSLEGGESVIPLLDAVIDSAAEARLDEVVIGMAHRGRLNVLANIVGKSYAQIFREFEGNLDPRSMHGSGDVKYHLGAEGTFTGLDGEQIKVSLAANPSHLEAVDPVLEGIARAKQDIINKGGTDFTVLPVALHGDAAFAGQGVVAETLNMSQLRGYRTGGTVHVVINNQVGFTAAPESSRSSMYATDVARMIEAPIIHVNGDDPEAVVRVARLAFEFRQAFNKDVVIDLICYRRRGHNEGDNPEFTNPQMYTLIDKKRSVRKLYTESLIGRGDITLEEAEQALQDFQGQLEKVFAEVREATSLPAPAHTPEVQPEFPVAVTTAISPEIVKVIAESQVNIPDRITVHPRLMPQMQRRAASVENGTIDWGMGETLAIGSLLMEGTPVRLAGQDTRRGTFGQRHAVLVDQVTGEDHTPLLYLSDEQARYNVYDSLLSEYAAMGFEYGYSLARPESLVVWEAQFGDFVNGAQTVVDEFISSAEQKWGQTSGVTLLLPHGYEGQGPDHSSARPERFLTLCAQNNMTVAMPTLPSNYFHLLRWQVHNPHHKPLIVFTPKSMLRLKAAASKVEEFTTGGFRPVIGDDSVNPADVRKVVFCAGKVYYDLEAERTKRGVTDTAIIRLERLYPLPGAELQAEIAKYPNAEKYLWTQEEPANQGAWPFIALNLIDHLDLAVGADVPHGERLRRISRPHSSSPAVGSAKRHQAEQAQLVAEVFEA, from the coding sequence GTGTCGTCTCAGTCCCCCAGTAACTCGAGCATCTCGACCGACCAAGCCAGCCCGGGTTCGAACCCGGCTGCTGCTTTCGGGCCCAATGAGTGGCTCGTCGACGAGATCTACCAGCAGTACCTCCAGGATCCCAATTCGGTCGATCGTGCCTGGTGGGACTTCTTCGCCGACTACAAGCCGGGTACCTCCGGCACGGCGGACAAGCCCGTTCCCGGCGCCCCGGCCACAGGGGCTGCGGTGACCCCGGCCCCGGCCGCGCCCGCACAGGCCACCCCGGCGCAGGCCCCGGCTCCGGCCGCACCCGCCCCGGCTCCCGCGGCTCCGGCGCCCGCACAGGCCGCCCCCGCCGCCGCTGCTCCGGCAGCCCCGGCGAAGGCCGCCGCCCCGGCTCCGGCCGCACAGGCCGCCGCCCCCGCCCCGGCCAAGGCCGCGGCAGCGCCGGCCACCGAGGCCGCGGCCGGCCCGGAGTACGTGACGCTGCGTGGCCCGTCGGCCGCCGTCGCGAAGAACATGAACGCCTCGCTGGAGCTGCCGACGGCCACGTCCGTCCGCGCCGTCCCGGTGAAGCTGCTCTTCGACAACCGCATCGTCATCAACAACCACCTCAAGCGCGCCCGGGGCGGGAAGATCTCCTTCACGCACCTCATCGGGTACGCGATGGTGCAGGCCCTCAAGGCCATGCCGGCGATGAACCACTCCTTCGCGCTGAAGGACGGCAAGCCGACCCTGGTCAAGCCGGAGCACGTCAACCTCGGTCTCGCCATCGACCTGGTGAAGCCGAACGGCGACCGCCAGCTGGTCGTCGCGGCCATCAAGAAGGCCGAGACGCTCAACTTCTTCGAGTTCTGGCAGGCCTACGAGGACATCGTCCGCCGCGCCCGCAACGGCAAGCTCGGCATGGACGACTTCACCGGGGTCACCGCCTCGCTGACCAACCCCGGCGGCATCGGCACCGTCCACTCGGTGCCCCGCCTGATGCCCGGACAGGGCCTCATCATGGGTGTCGGTGCGATGGACTACCCGGCCGAGTTCCAGGGCACCTCGCAGGACACCCTGAACAAGCTGGGCATCTCCAAGGTCATGACGCTGACCTCGACGTACGACCACCGGGTCATCCAGGGCGCCGCCTCCGGCGAGTTCCTGCGGATCGTCGCCCAGCTCCTGCTCGGCGAGAACGAGTTCTACGACGAGATCTTCAAGTCGCTGCGCATCCCGTACGAGCCGGTCCGCTGGCTCACGGACATCGACGCCTCGCACGACAACGACGTGACCAAGGCCGCGCGGGTCTTCGAGCTGATCCACTCCTACCGGGTCCGCGGCCACGTCATGGCCGACACCGACCCGCTGGAGTACCGCCAGCGCAAGCACCCCGACCTGGACATCACCGAGCACGGCCTCACCCTGTGGGACCTGGAGCGGGACTTCGCGGTCGGCGGTTTCGCCGGCAAGTCGATGATGAAGCTCCGCGACATCCTCGGTGTGCTGCGCGAGTCGTACTGCCGCACCACCGGCATCGAGTTCATGCACATCCAGGACCCGAAGCAGCGCAAGTGGCTCCAGGACCGGGTGGAGCGCCCGCGCGCCCAGCAGCCCGAGCGCGAGGAGCAGCTGCGCATCCTGCGCCGGCTGAACGCAGCCGAGGCGTTCGAGACGTTCCTGCAGACCAAGTACGTCGGCCAGAAGCGGTTCTCGCTGGAGGGCGGCGAGTCCGTCATCCCGCTGCTCGACGCGGTCATCGACTCCGCCGCCGAGGCCCGCCTCGACGAGGTCGTCATCGGCATGGCCCACCGCGGCCGGCTGAACGTTCTGGCGAACATCGTCGGCAAGTCGTACGCGCAGATCTTCCGCGAGTTCGAGGGCAACCTCGACCCCCGGTCGATGCACGGCTCCGGCGACGTCAAGTACCACCTGGGCGCCGAGGGCACCTTCACCGGTCTGGACGGCGAGCAGATCAAGGTCTCGCTGGCCGCCAACCCCTCGCACCTGGAGGCGGTCGACCCGGTCCTGGAGGGCATCGCCCGCGCCAAGCAGGACATCATCAACAAGGGCGGCACGGACTTCACGGTCCTGCCCGTCGCGCTTCACGGCGACGCGGCCTTCGCGGGCCAGGGCGTCGTCGCCGAGACGCTCAACATGTCGCAGCTGCGCGGCTACCGCACCGGCGGCACCGTGCACGTGGTGATCAACAACCAGGTCGGCTTCACCGCCGCCCCGGAGTCCTCGCGCTCCTCGATGTACGCCACCGACGTGGCGCGCATGATCGAGGCGCCGATCATCCACGTCAACGGCGACGACCCCGAGGCCGTCGTCCGCGTCGCGCGGCTCGCCTTCGAGTTCCGACAGGCGTTCAACAAGGACGTCGTGATCGACCTCATCTGCTACCGCCGCCGCGGTCACAACGAGGGCGACAACCCGGAGTTCACCAACCCGCAGATGTACACCCTGATCGACAAGAAGCGCTCGGTGCGCAAGCTCTACACCGAGTCCCTCATCGGTCGCGGCGACATCACGCTGGAAGAGGCGGAGCAGGCACTCCAGGACTTCCAGGGCCAGCTGGAGAAGGTCTTCGCGGAGGTCCGCGAGGCCACCTCGCTGCCGGCCCCGGCGCACACCCCCGAGGTCCAGCCCGAGTTCCCGGTCGCCGTGACCACCGCGATCTCCCCGGAGATCGTCAAGGTCATCGCGGAGTCCCAGGTCAACATCCCCGACCGGATCACCGTCCACCCCCGCCTGATGCCGCAGATGCAGCGCCGCGCGGCCTCGGTGGAGAACGGCACGATCGACTGGGGCATGGGCGAGACCCTGGCCATCGGTTCGCTGCTGATGGAGGGCACCCCGGTCCGGCTCGCCGGCCAGGACACCCGCCGCGGCACCTTCGGCCAGCGGCACGCGGTCCTCGTCGACCAGGTGACCGGCGAGGACCACACCCCGCTGCTCTACCTCTCCGACGAGCAGGCCCGTTACAACGTCTACGACTCGCTGCTCAGCGAGTACGCGGCGATGGGCTTCGAGTACGGCTACTCGCTGGCCCGTCCGGAGTCGCTGGTCGTCTGGGAGGCCCAGTTCGGTGACTTCGTCAACGGCGCGCAGACCGTCGTCGACGAGTTCATCTCCTCGGCCGAGCAGAAGTGGGGCCAGACCTCCGGCGTCACGCTGCTGCTGCCGCACGGCTACGAGGGCCAGGGCCCGGACCACTCGTCCGCCCGCCCGGAGCGCTTCCTCACGCTGTGCGCGCAGAACAACATGACGGTCGCCATGCCGACCCTGCCGTCGAACTACTTCCACCTCCTGCGGTGGCAGGTGCACAACCCGCACCACAAGCCGCTGATCGTCTTCACCCCGAAGTCGATGCTCCGCCTCAAGGCGGCCGCGTCGAAGGTGGAGGAGTTCACCACCGGCGGCTTCCGCCCGGTGATCGGCGACGACTCGGTGAACCCGGCCGACGTCCGCAAGGTCGTCTTCTGCGCCGGCAAGGTCTACTACGACCTGGAGGCCGAGCGCACGAAGCGCGGCGTCACGGACACCGCGATCATCCGGCTGGAGCGCCTGTACCCGCTGCCGGGTGCCGAGCTCCAGGCAGAGATCGCCAAGTACCCGAACGCCGAGAAGTACCTCTGGACCCAGGAGGAGCCGGCCAACCAGGGCGCCTGGCCGTTCATCGCCCTGAACCTGATCGACCACCTGGACCTGGCCGTCGGCGCCGACGTCCCGCACGGTGAGCGCCTGCGCCGCATCTCGCGTCCGCACAGCTCGTCCCCGGCGGTCGGCTCGGCCAAGCGCCACCAGGCCGAGCAGGCCCAGCTGGTCGCCGAGGTCTTCGAGGCCTGA